In Coleofasciculus sp. FACHB-T130, the following proteins share a genomic window:
- the pstS gene encoding phosphate ABC transporter substrate-binding protein PstS, whose product MFSPMHSTRRAFLIPAIALSLSVTACQSPNTTPSTSPTAGTPGSATPAAAGGGGGGNVSLTGAGASFPAPLYQRWFSEYNKQNPNVQVSYQSVGSGAGVEQFTQGTVDFGASDTGMKQEEITKVAKGTVLLPMTAGSIVLAYNLPDVKGLKLPRAVYTDIFLGKIKKWNDPRIAQANPGLNLPDREITVIHRSDGSGTTAVFTKHLSAISPAWKSGPGDGKTVNWPVGVGAKGNEGVTAQLLQSDGAIGYVEYGYAKQQNIPVAALENKAGKFIEPSSESAANTLAAVTLPADLQVSITDPTGENSYPIVTYTWVMAYKTYENPDEAKALKDVLKWSLNEGQKYSEELGYVPLPQPVVAKVQAAVDTIKP is encoded by the coding sequence ATGTTTTCTCCAATGCATTCAACACGACGGGCTTTTCTAATTCCTGCGATCGCCCTCTCACTGAGCGTGACTGCCTGTCAGTCGCCAAACACAACTCCTTCCACCAGTCCAACGGCAGGAACCCCTGGTAGCGCCACTCCTGCCGCAGCAGGCGGTGGTGGCGGCGGCAACGTCAGCCTCACAGGTGCCGGTGCCAGTTTTCCAGCTCCTTTGTATCAGCGGTGGTTCTCTGAGTACAACAAGCAGAATCCCAACGTCCAAGTCAGCTATCAATCGGTTGGCAGCGGCGCTGGGGTGGAACAGTTCACTCAGGGAACCGTGGACTTTGGTGCCAGCGATACAGGCATGAAACAGGAGGAAATTACCAAGGTTGCCAAGGGTACCGTGTTATTACCCATGACAGCAGGCAGTATTGTTCTGGCTTACAATTTGCCTGATGTCAAAGGTCTTAAGCTACCGCGTGCGGTTTACACAGATATTTTCTTGGGCAAAATTAAGAAATGGAACGATCCCAGAATTGCCCAAGCCAATCCTGGGCTGAATTTACCAGACAGGGAGATTACTGTTATCCATCGCTCCGATGGTAGCGGTACTACAGCAGTCTTCACCAAACATCTGAGTGCGATTAGTCCGGCATGGAAAAGTGGCCCTGGCGACGGTAAAACTGTCAACTGGCCTGTCGGCGTGGGTGCCAAAGGCAACGAAGGCGTCACCGCTCAACTCCTGCAAAGTGATGGTGCCATCGGTTATGTCGAGTACGGCTACGCCAAGCAACAAAATATCCCTGTAGCGGCGCTGGAAAATAAAGCGGGCAAGTTTATCGAACCCTCCAGCGAAAGCGCGGCTAACACGCTAGCCGCAGTGACTCTGCCCGCAGACTTGCAAGTTTCTATCACCGACCCAACCGGCGAGAATTCTTACCCAATTGTCACCTATACCTGGGTCATGGCTTACAAGACCTATGAGAATCCTGACGAGGCAAAAGCCCTCAAGGATGTCTTGAAGTGGTCGTTAAACGAAGGACAAAAGTACAGTGAAGAGCTAGGATACGTGCCTCTTCCCCAGCCTGTTGTAGCCAAAGTTCAAGCAGCAGTGGATACCATCAAGCCGTAA
- the rplS gene encoding 50S ribosomal protein L19, whose protein sequence is MNAQEIIRSIEAEHLKKELPIIHVGDTVKVGVIIQEGGKERTQPYEGVVIAKGGSSINCTITVRRVFQGVGVERVFLLHSPRVESIKIIRRGKVRRAKLYYLRDRVGKATRVKQRFDRSL, encoded by the coding sequence ATGAACGCTCAGGAAATCATCCGCTCAATTGAAGCGGAGCATCTGAAAAAAGAGTTGCCCATTATCCATGTGGGCGACACCGTTAAGGTTGGGGTAATTATCCAGGAAGGCGGTAAAGAACGGACGCAGCCCTATGAAGGCGTCGTTATTGCCAAGGGCGGTAGCAGCATTAACTGTACGATTACCGTACGGCGGGTATTTCAGGGAGTAGGCGTTGAGCGGGTATTTCTGCTCCATTCTCCCCGAGTTGAAAGCATCAAGATTATTCGTCGGGGTAAGGTGCGTCGTGCTAAACTATACTATCTGCGCGATCGCGTCGGGAAAGCCACTCGCGTTAAACAACGCTTTGACCGTAGCCTGTAG
- the secE gene encoding preprotein translocase subunit SecE — protein MAKKNEAESEAKTTGFNISTFFQETKDELNKVVWPSRQQLLSESAAVLLMVTLSAVLIYLVDGFFAWAAKQVFG, from the coding sequence GTGGCAAAGAAAAACGAAGCCGAGAGCGAAGCAAAAACAACTGGGTTTAATATATCAACCTTTTTTCAGGAAACCAAAGACGAACTGAATAAAGTCGTCTGGCCCAGTCGGCAGCAATTGCTCAGCGAATCTGCTGCTGTGCTGTTAATGGTAACTCTTTCGGCAGTTTTAATTTATCTGGTTGATGGTTTCTTTGCTTGGGCAGCAAAGCAGGTGTTCGGATGA
- the nusG gene encoding transcription termination/antitermination protein NusG has protein sequence MSFATDNPQDFNQLEDTSDGSVKSRWYAVQVASGCEKRVKTNLEQRIQTLDVRDRILQVEIPQTRTLKMLKDGTRKESEEKVFPGYVLVRMRLTPGADGELEMDDEAWQVVKNTPNVINFVGAEQKRRYGRGRGHVKPLPLSFSEVERIFKQATEQEPVVKTHLATGDKIIVLSGAFKDFEGEVIEVSPERSKLKASLSIFGRNTPVELEFNQVQKQS, from the coding sequence ATGAGTTTTGCAACCGACAATCCACAGGATTTCAATCAACTTGAAGACACGTCAGATGGCTCGGTAAAATCCCGCTGGTACGCCGTTCAGGTGGCATCTGGATGTGAAAAGCGTGTCAAGACAAACTTAGAACAGCGGATTCAAACTCTTGATGTTCGCGATCGCATTCTCCAGGTGGAAATTCCTCAAACTCGCACCCTGAAAATGCTCAAAGATGGCACTCGCAAGGAGTCGGAAGAAAAAGTCTTTCCCGGCTACGTGCTAGTCCGGATGCGGCTAACTCCTGGGGCAGATGGTGAATTGGAGATGGACGATGAAGCTTGGCAGGTTGTCAAGAACACCCCAAACGTGATTAACTTTGTCGGTGCAGAACAGAAACGCCGTTACGGACGGGGACGCGGACACGTTAAACCCTTGCCGCTGAGTTTTTCAGAAGTCGAACGTATCTTTAAACAAGCTACCGAGCAAGAGCCAGTGGTGAAAACTCATCTGGCTACAGGAGATAAAATTATTGTCCTTTCTGGTGCGTTTAAAGATTTTGAAGGCGAGGTCATTGAAGTCAGCCCAGAAAGAAGCAAGCTGAAGGCGTCACTATCCATTTTTGGACGCAATACGCCGGTAGAATTGGAGTTTAATCAGGTTCAGAAACAAAGCTAA
- the rplK gene encoding 50S ribosomal protein L11: MAKKVVAIIKLALNAGKANPAPPVGPALGQHGVNIMAFCKEYNAKTADQAGMVIPAEISVYEDRSFTFVLKTPPASVLIRKAAGIERGSNEPNRKKVASISKAQLQEIAQTKMPDLNANDIDAAMKIVEGTARNMGVTINE, translated from the coding sequence ATGGCAAAGAAAGTTGTTGCAATCATCAAGCTAGCTCTTAATGCGGGCAAAGCTAACCCTGCTCCGCCAGTGGGACCAGCACTCGGTCAGCACGGGGTCAATATCATGGCGTTCTGTAAAGAATACAACGCCAAAACAGCGGATCAAGCTGGGATGGTAATTCCGGCAGAAATCTCGGTCTATGAAGACCGCAGTTTTACCTTTGTTCTTAAAACACCACCAGCATCCGTTCTGATTCGTAAGGCAGCTGGCATTGAGCGAGGCTCCAACGAACCAAACCGGAAAAAAGTGGCGTCAATTTCAAAGGCACAGTTGCAAGAAATTGCTCAAACTAAAATGCCGGATCTCAATGCCAACGACATTGATGCGGCAATGAAAATTGTGGAAGGAACTGCCCGGAATATGGGCGTTACGATTAACGAATAG